A single region of the Musa acuminata AAA Group cultivar baxijiao chromosome BXJ1-11, Cavendish_Baxijiao_AAA, whole genome shotgun sequence genome encodes:
- the LOC135597402 gene encoding la-related protein 1C-like — protein MASSNAAAASDPLSSTPSPRAARPGRHPRSHLVPGDPEAPSSPSSTPSPPTAAAIPFPDALDRSPQRPPVEDVAPSSSDAARGKKPAWKRPPNGSIDAGAVVMGGAASWPALSESAKTTSKSPSSDALKALSDGPLSAPPESVVSNSAPKPNSNPSSTPNHVAPARHKSMKRGSSSGNNSSVAQSDGGISLPSTPPTSGPVPQASSDRQAPPEPSPGSQITRGGGSGSQAHDTDSHPRGHGGNRRWNNGGGGGGGGGSHHNNYGNRYDGYRRNAGGRDAHIPHRGARPYLRMPVPPVAPPFLTSPSQVRPYPMVFPDMHSPVFYVATQPPPGGVPFVPHPALPPAVFIPTIDPQRASLLKQIDYYFSSDNLCKDVFLRQNMDEQGWVPISLIAGFNRVRQLTNSIDFILDTVQLSTEVEVQGEKIRKRNDWMNWVLPPNNNQFANISSQSPATPNSDNL, from the exons ATGGCCTCCTCcaacgccgccgccgcctccgatcCCTTGTCCAGCACCCCTTCCCCACGCGCCGCCCGGCCCGGCCGCCATCCCCGCTCGCACCTCGTCCCCGGCGATCCTGAGGCCCCGTCCTCTCCCTCCTCCACGCCGTCCCCGCCTACGGCCGCTGCGATCCCCTTCCCGGACGCCTTGGATCGATCCCCCCAAAGGCCGCCGGTGGAGGACGTGGCTCCGTCCTCGTCGGACGCCGCTCGAGGGAAGAAACCGGCCTGGAAGCGGCCGCCCAACGGCTCGATCGACGCGGGCGCCGTCGTGATGGGGGGCGCTGCCTCCTGGCCCGCCCTCTCCGAATCGGCCAAGACTACCTCCAAATCTCCGTCCTCCGATGCTCTGAAAGCCCTCTCCGATGGACCGCTCTCCGCGCCCCCG GAGTCGGTGGTCTCAAATTCTGCACCAAAGCCGAACTCGAATCCGTCGTCAACCCCAAACCATGTTGCACCTGCACGCCATAAATCAATGAAGCGTGGGAGTAGCAGTGGCAATAATAGCAGTGTCGCACAATCCGATGGTGGAATCTCGCTGCCTTCAACACCACCAACTTCAGGACCTGTGCCTCAAGCTAGCTCGGACAGGCAGGCTCCCCCAGAACCCTCACCTGGAAGCCAAATTACCAGGGGCGGTGGGTCGGGATCACAGGCCCATGATACTGACAGCCACCCTAGAGGCCATGGTGGCAATCGGAGGTGGaacaatggtggtggtggtggcggtggtggtggttctCACCACAACAACTATGGCAACCGTTATGATGGATATCGTAGGAATGCTGGTGGGAGAGATGCCCACATTCCGCACCGGGGTGCCAGGCCTTACCTCAGGATGCCTGTGCCACCTGTAGCACCCCCATTCCTCACCTCTCCATCGCAGGTCCGTCCTTACCCGATGGTATTCCCTG ATATGCATTCTCCTGTCTTTTATGTTGCCACTCAGCCACCTCCTGGAGGTGTGCCCTTTGTTCCTCATCCGGCACTTCCACCTGCAGTATTTATCCCAACTATTGATCCACAGCGTGCTAGTCTTTTGAAGCAGATAGATTACTATTTCAG CTCCGATAATTTATGTAAAGATGTTTTCCTGCGGCAAAACATGGACGAGCAAGGATGGGTTCCAATATCCTTGATCGCTGGATTCAATAGA GTGAGGCAATTAACAAACAGCATTGACTTTATATTGGATACAGTGCAGTTATCAACTGAAGTGGAAGTACAG GGTGAGAAAATAAGGAAGCGTAATGACTGGATGAATTGGGTTCTGCCACCAAATAACAACCAATTTGCTAATATTTCCAGTCAGTCTCCAGCAACACCAAACTCTGATAATCTGTAA
- the LOC103971655 gene encoding uncharacterized protein LOC103971655, producing the protein MEFDEYEYLEKAVENPELAGEKPSANGGAAVSEGRDRGKSSRRRSSDDAERDSERRSKQSRSAERSGREHRERHRERHHESGSSDRRERERHRERERDRDEREAERLREKERIKEREKEKEREKEKEREKEKERSRRSRSRSEKHRDEDREKPREKSRERDFRERDRDSRRHREKKEEAPEPEADPERDQRTVFAYQLSLKADERDVYEFFSRAGKVRDVRLIMDRNSRRSKGVGYIEFYDVMSVPMAIALSGQLLLGQPVMVKPSEAEKNLVQSNTAAGGAGLTGANSGAARKLYVGNLHLNITEPQLRQVFEPFGQVELVQLPLDPQTGLCKGYGFIQFARLEDARAAQSLNGQLEIAGRTIKVSAVTDQAGVQDVGTNAGDLDDDEGGGLSLNASSRALLMQKLDRTGTASSVPGALAASAVNPSLLPAPTASVLGPPLVSSILQPSVPSLAGLPASGLPVASATAPALQTAGVPSECLLLKNMFDPSVEAEPDFDLDIKDDVQDECSKFGTVKHISVDKNSAGYVYLRFDNITSAMKAQNALHGRWFAGKMITATFMSLQQYEAKFPNTS; encoded by the exons ATGGAGTTCGACGAGTACGAGTACCTGGAGAAGGCGGTGGAGAACCCAGAGCTCGCTGGGGAGAAGCCGTCGGCGAACGGAGGTGCTGCCGTTTCCGAGGGGAGGGACCGGGGGAAGAGTTCCAGGCGCCGGTCATCCGACGACGCCGAGCGAGACTCCGAGCGCCGCTCGAAGCAGTCGAGGTCGGCGGAGAGGAGCGGCCGTGAGCACCGCGAGCGGCACCGCGAGCGGCACCACGAGAGTGGCTCATCCGATCGCCGGGAGAGGGAGCGGCACAGGGAGCGCGAACGGGATCGTGACGAGAGGGAGGCGGAGCGGCTTCGGGAGAAGGAGAGGATCAAGGAGCGCGAAAAGGAGAAGgaaagggagaaggagaaggaaagggagaaggagaaggagaggtcGAGAAGGAGCAGGAGTCGGTCTGAGAAGCACCGAGATGAGGACCGCGAGAAGCCCAGAGAGAAGAGCAGAGAGAGGGATTTCAGAGAAAGAGATCGTGACTCTAG ACGTCacagagaaaagaaagaagaagcccCAGAACCAGAAGCTGATCCTGAACGAGATCAAAGAACTGTATTTGCTTATCAG CTTTCCTTGAAGGCAGATGAAAGAGATGTGTATGAATTTTTTTCGAGAGCAGGAAAG GTGCGAGATGTTCGCCTCATAATGGATCGCAATTCAAGACGTTCTAAAGGGGTTGG GTACATTGAGTTCTACGATGTGATGTCAGTCCCAATGGCAATAGCTCTCTCAGGTCAGCTACTTCTTGGTCAGCCAGTAATGGTGAAGCCCTCAGAGGCAGAAAAGAACTTGGTTCAGTCAAATACAGCTGCAGGGGGAGCAGGACTAACTGGAGCTAATTCAGGTGCTGCCAGAAAGCTATACGTGGGCAATCTTCATTTGAACATAACAGAGCCACAACTCCGGCAG GTCTTTGAACCATTTGGACAAGTGGAGCTGGTTCAGTTGCCCCTTGATCCTCAAACTGGCCTTTGCAAAGGTTACGGTTTTATCCAG TTTGCACGTCTTGAAGATGCAAGAGCTGCCCAAAGTTTAAATGGGCAATTGGAAATTGCTGGCAGGACAATCAAG GTTTCGGCTGTAACCGACCAAGCTGGAGTTCAAGATGTTGGGACAAATGCTGGTGACCTTGATGATGACGAAGGCGGCGGCTTG TCTCTTAATGCTAGTTCCAGAGCACTTCTAATGCAGAAGTTGGACCGTACTGGCACTGCTAGCAG TGTTCCTGGTGCACTTGCTGCTTCTGCTGTCAATCCTTCACTTCTCCCGGCCCCAACTGCATCAGTTCTTGGTCCTCCTCTAGTTTCCTCCATCCTGCAACCTTCTGTGCCTTCACTCGCAGGCCTTCCAGCTTCAGGTCTTCCAGTTGCTTCAGCAACTGCACCTGCTTTACAGACCGCTGGAGTTCCTAGTGAATGTTTACTGTTGAAAAATATGTTTGATCCTAGTGTGGAG GCGGAACCAGATTTTGATTTAGATATCAAGGACGATGTTCAAGATGAATGCTCCAAGTTTGGCACAGTAAAACACATTTCTGTGGACAA AAATAGTGCTGGCTATGTATACCTACGCTTTGACAATATAACCTCAGCCATGAAAGCACAGAATGCACTCCATGGGAGGTGGTTTGCTGGAAAGATGATCACAGCTACTTTCATG TCCCTCCAGCAATACGAGGCAAAATTTCCAAATACAAGCTAA